Proteins from a genomic interval of Candidatus Curtissbacteria bacterium:
- a CDS encoding SGNH/GDSL hydrolase family protein, protein MLDMLSVTRYRFSKFLNALYDEYGQKIRHIVIILLPDLGRAAAITSQKFGLEPERIAIVDPRAKRIVSEIAEKVNGAWLEEAQEFHERTGIKIVAIDTFKDSLFRKDDQHLNRAGREAIAEEAYDRTVFSAT, encoded by the coding sequence ATGCTTGATATGCTTTCTGTTACCCGCTACCGATTCTCAAAGTTTCTCAACGCGCTTTATGACGAATACGGTCAAAAGATTCGTCACATCGTCATAATTTTGCTTCCTGATTTGGGTCGCGCGGCAGCGATAACTTCACAAAAGTTCGGTTTGGAACCAGAACGTATAGCCATAGTTGACCCCAGGGCTAAAAGAATAGTTAGCGAAATTGCCGAAAAGGTTAATGGTGCATGGTTGGAGGAGGCTCAGGAGTTTCATGAGCGGACCGGGATAAAAATAGTTGCTATAGACACGTTTAAGGACTCGCTCTTTAGAAAAGACGATCAGCATCTTAATAGAGCTGGGAGAGAAGCGATCGCAGAAGAAGCCTACGATAGAACAGTGTTTAGTGCCACCTAA
- a CDS encoding GIY-YIG nuclease family protein, which produces MYQVYLLRSEKDKSRSYVGLRIKGVKNRLWEHNSGKSKYTKSFLPWKLVYFENFYCRTCAEQREKFLKLGFGFRFRKIVLNNYPCE; this is translated from the coding sequence ATGTATCAGGTATACTTGCTAAGAAGTGAAAAGGATAAGTCGCGGTCATACGTTGGACTGAGGATAAAAGGGGTTAAAAATAGGCTTTGGGAGCATAACTCCGGGAAATCCAAGTACACTAAATCTTTTTTGCCTTGGAAGCTTGTTTATTTCGAGAATTTTTACTGTAGGACTTGCGCAGAACAGAGAGAAAAGTTTTTAAAATTAGGTTTTGGATTCAGGTTTAGAAAGATTGTTTTAAATAATTATCCGTGCGAGTAG
- a CDS encoding helix-turn-helix domain-containing protein: MREFRTEKGLSQADLEIRSLVGQATISMFETGLRAWPSSLSVFRIIAGLDLDPWRLNIVLSKMPDEPRKSAFTESKQ; the protein is encoded by the coding sequence GTGCGCGAATTCAGAACCGAAAAAGGCTTAAGCCAAGCCGATCTCGAAATACGATCATTGGTAGGACAGGCAACAATCAGTATGTTCGAAACAGGACTCCGAGCTTGGCCCAGCTCTTTGTCAGTTTTTAGAATTATTGCCGGTCTAGATTTAGACCCTTGGAGACTCAATATTGTTCTTTCGAAGATGCCGGATGAACCCCGAAAATCAGCTTTTACAGAAAGCAAGCAGTAA
- a CDS encoding BrnA antitoxin family protein → MTQVKKTIPEFKNREEEAKFFDTHDMADYQHEFKTVKAKFAKNLSEGITVRFDKTTIEKLREIAHEKGVGPTTLARMWILDQLRQQA, encoded by the coding sequence ATGACACAAGTAAAAAAAACAATACCTGAGTTTAAAAACCGAGAAGAAGAAGCAAAATTCTTTGATACACATGATATGGCAGATTACCAGCATGAATTTAAAACAGTAAAGGCAAAATTTGCTAAAAACCTTTCAGAGGGTATTACTGTCAGATTTGATAAGACAACCATAGAAAAACTTCGGGAAATAGCTCATGAAAAAGGAGTGGGTCCTACAACTCTTGCCAGGATGTGGATTTTGGATCAGTTGAGACAACAGGCATAA
- a CDS encoding histidine phosphatase family protein has protein sequence MREREPNPQERKIFFHFVRHGEPEEYGETDSPLSPIGRRQIEGYARNFLNSLEGKPEVRIAYSRRRRTRESADIIEAAFKSSPGVYFGMWPQNSIEPHDTLEPLIEAGIDSREAFSEWRKNAEFVYKEVVDIRGPKDIWDDIHRVVRRFLNISSVIPKNKPDWHLILVTHETTIASLAAEIGVDLDNLQIGYAESLKIEISDERMKYSFRDLLVEKPIEKRG, from the coding sequence ATGAGGGAACGTGAACCGAATCCACAGGAAAGAAAGATTTTTTTTCACTTTGTGAGACATGGAGAGCCAGAAGAATACGGTGAGACTGATTCGCCCCTTTCCCCAATCGGCAGAAGACAAATCGAAGGATATGCCCGAAACTTTTTGAATAGCCTAGAAGGTAAACCAGAGGTAAGGATTGCTTACAGCAGGAGGCGAAGAACGAGGGAATCTGCGGACATAATTGAAGCGGCCTTTAAAAGCTCTCCAGGCGTATACTTCGGCATGTGGCCTCAAAATTCAATTGAGCCACATGACACGTTGGAACCCCTCATTGAAGCTGGTATAGACAGCCGCGAAGCCTTCAGTGAATGGCGGAAAAACGCGGAATTTGTTTATAAGGAAGTTGTTGACATAAGAGGACCAAAAGATATTTGGGACGACATCCACAGAGTAGTCAGACGGTTTTTGAACATCTCTTCAGTAATTCCTAAAAACAAACCTGACTGGCATCTTATTCTTGTAACTCACGAGACAACGATTGCGTCACTTGCTGCGGAAATTGGCGTTGATCTTGATAATTTACAAATAGGTTATGCAGAATCGCTTAAAATAGAGATTTCTGACGAGAGAATGAAATACAGCTTTAGAGATCTTCTGGTTGAAAAACCTATCGAGAAGAGGGGTTAA